The following is a genomic window from Chitinophaga caseinilytica.
GGCTTTGTAAAGGTCGTACCGGGTAGTAGCTTCCTTCCGGGCCGTAAAGTAAATGGCGCCTTTCTTTTCGTTGATCTGCAACAGATCTTTCACCCGCCAGTTACCGGAGGTCAGCTGTTTGTTCAGGCTGCCGTCCATGTTATGCAGGTAAAGGTGGTCCCAGCCGGAGCGGTCGCTTTTCACGATGAACCCTTTGCTGTTAGCCAGGAAATAGATATCGGTAAACCAGTCGATCCAGGTTTTCTGCTGTTCCTGGTACACTACTTTCTTGGCCCCGGTCTGGGAGTCAATGGCGTAGAGGAAAAGCTGGTTCTGTTCGCGGGGCATCCACTGGGCCCAGAGGGTGCTGCCGTCGGGCGTCCAGAAGGGCTGGCCGAAATACTGGTCGTCTTTCTCATTGAAATCGGCCCAGGTGATGTTGCCGCCGGTTACGGGAACGATGGCGAGGCGAACTTCCGGGTTGGGATCGCCGGCTTTGGGATAGCGCGTGTTCTCGAGGTAGCCGTGCTGGCCTTTTTCGCTGTAGATGGGGAACACGGGCACGCGGGAATCGTCGAACCGCATGAACGCGATCTTCCGGCTGTCCGGGCTCCACCAGAAAGCGCGGTAGCGCGACGGGCGGCCGAGGATTTCTTCATAATACACCCAGGAAGCCCAGCCGTTGTAGATAACGTCTGACCCGTCGGTAGTATACTGGATTTCTTTCTGGGTGGCTACTTCGATGGCGAACAGGTTGTTGTTGCGCGTGAAGGCCACGTATTTTTCGTCGGGCGAAAGGGTGGGGTTCTTTTCTTCCGCTTCGGTGGTGGTGAGGCGGATGGGCGCGCTGCCGTCTGGCCGCTGGAGGTAAATGTCGTTTTCCTTCACGCTCACGGTGCTGCCGGTGGCGGGCGGCGGTGTGTAAGGCGTAGCGGTGCCGGATTTCACGTCAACAGCTACCTGCTTGCCGCTGCGCATTTCGATGTAATGCCCTTTATCGGCCCAGCCTCTAACGCCGGGCAGCGGTTCGGTGATGGAAACGGGTTTGGTGAAGATCTGGTCGAAACTTAACGTTTTTTTCTCCTGGGCGAAAGTTGGCAAAGCGGCCATGATGCACAGGCCGGCTGTCCATGCCGGAATGGACTTATGCATATTTCTCATAATTTTTGACAGGTTCAAATCCGGAATTCCCGGAGTGGAGCGAAAATAAAGATCAATTATCAATTATGACAATCAATTATACCGGCGGTTTACAGAAAACGACCGGTCATGCGGCAGAACCGCGCGTCCGTGAAATGGAGCTGCAGTGGCGTGGGCCTGGCGCGTACCTTACCGTATGGTTTTTCATAGGATATGGTCGTCAGGCAACGGGCCGGTTATGTCTACAGCTGGCCCAGTTGCCTGATATGGTTCCGGATGTTGCCGATGATGATGGATGCGGCAATGAAGCCGAGGTCTTTGAGGATGTTGACGGGCGCGGCAAACTCACCGCGAACGAGTGAAGGGAGGTGGATGACGAGGATGAAAATGAAAAGCATGAGTGCCAGGAAGTAACAGGCGGTTTTCGCCCATTTGTTGAGGATGATGGCGAAACCGGCGAGGATCATGGCTGCCCCGGTGAAATAGATCCAGAAAACGCCCCCGGGAATGCGGGCTACCAGTGGACTAAGGGCTTTTGCATTGACGAGATGGGCGATGCCGAAGAAGATCCAGACAAGGGCGAATACGACTACGGCTACGAACGTGGGTATGTGGATACGCATGAGCAAAGGGTTTACAACTTAACGATGCCGCCCGGCTTTTGTTCAACGAACGCACCTGCTGACATCCCTTTCCCTTTTTGGGGGGATTTCCACAATAAAAAAGAGCCCGGCACCACAGGTGCCGGGCTCGCTATTGAAAATCATTCCGTTATTCGGCGGTTTGTACCTTTTCCGGCCGCATCTGCGGGAAGAACAGCACGTCCTGGATGGAAGGCTGGTTGGTCATGAGCATCGTCAAACGGTCGATGCCGATACCGATCCCGGAGGTGGGGGGCATGCCGTATTCGAGGGCGCGGAGGAAGTCGTAGTCGATGTACATGGCTTCATCGTCTCCACGTTCCATGAGGGCAACCTGGTCTTCGAAACGCTGCCGCTGATCGATGGGGTCGTTGAGCTCGGAGTAGGCGTTGGCGATTTCCTTGCCGTTGCAGATCAGTTCGAAACGCTCTACCACGCCTGCTTTGCTGCGGTGGCGCTTGGTAAGCGGGCTCATTTCGACGGGGTAATCGGTGATGAAAGTGGGCTGCACGTAATGGTGCTCGCATTTCTCGCCGAAGATTTCGTCGATCAGTTTGCCTTTGCCATGGTTGGGATCGGCGTGGATGCCGAGTTGTTTGCAAACCTCGCGGATGCCGGCCTCGTCCATTTCAGAAACATCGAATCCGGTGTGCTGGCGGATGGCTTCGTAGATGGGAACGCGGGGATAGGGGGCTTTGAAGTCGATGTCCCGCTCGCCCACGGTTACTTTCGTAGTGCCGTTCACGTTCGTGGCTACTTTTTCGAGCAGTTGCTCGGTGGTGTCCATCATCCAGTTATAGTCCTTGTACGCGGCGTACATTTCCATTACGGTGAATTCGGGGTTGTGGGTACGGTCCATCCCTTCGTTCCGGAAATCTTTCGCGAATTCGTACACGCCTTCGAAGCCGCCTACGATGAGCCTTTTCAGGTACAGTTCGTTGGCGATGCGGAGGTACAGCGGCATATCGAGCGCATTGTGGTGCGTGATAAAGGGGCGCGCGGCGGCGCCGCCGGGGATGGCTTGCAGGATGGGCGTTTCCACCTCCAGGTACCCCATGGCATTGTAGAATTCCCGGATCGTCTGCATCAGGCGGGTACGCTTGATGAAAACTTCCTTCACGTCAGGATTGATCACCAGGTCGGCGTAACGCTGACGATACTTGAACTCGGGATCGGTCACCTCGTCGAACGCTTCCCCGTCTTTCACTTTCACCACCGGCAGCGGGCGGAGCGCCTTCGCCAAAATGGTCAGCTCTTTCACATGCACGGAGGTTTCGCCGGTTTTGGTCACGAAAGCGTAGCCTTTCACGCCGATGAAATCGCCGATATCGGTCAGTTTCTTCCAAACGGTGTCGTAAAGGGTTTTATCTTCTCCGGGACAAATATCGTCCCGCTTTATATACAATTGGATCCTACCCTTGCTGTCTTGCAGTACGGCGAAATTCGCCTTGCCCATGTCGCGGGTGCTCATAATACGGCCAGCCAGGCAAACTTCCTGGTATTGGTCTTTCGTTTCTTCCGAATAACCGGCCTTGATATCTGTGGAATACGCGTTCACCGGGTATTCCGCGGCGGGATACGGGTCGATCCCCAGATTTTGCAGCTCTTTCAGCTTGTCGCGGCGGATAATTTCCTGTTCCGAAAGCTGTTGTTGGGTAGTTACGCTCATTGTCGTGATTAGTACTGTTTTGTGGGGGACAACGATCCCCCGGCATTACGAGACCGCAAAAATAATCGATTTCGGCCGCATTTGCCGCATCCCTTCCCAACGGCCCCGCATGGTGTGTTTTTATAATTTATTTATGATTTCATGTCAGCGATTGGTGCGGTTATTGCGTACCTTTAAACCAGACAAAATTGACCCGGCATGAAAACCATCATCGTACCAACGGATTTTTCGGAAACGGCTTACAATGCGGCCAGATACGCCATCGGCCTCGCCGGCCAGACGGGCGCCACCCGCATCGTGCTCTACCACGCCTACGAACTGATCGTCCCCATTCCGGACCTCCCCACCGCCGTGCCCATCGTCAATATGGACGACCTCCGGGAATCCAGCATGGAAGGGCTCCGCAACATGCAGACCCAGCTCAAACCGATGGTCCCGGCCAATATCACCCTCGATATCCGCGCAGATAATCACCTCCTCGCCGCCAATATCGACCAGGTTTGCCGCGAAGAACTGGCAGACGTTGTCGTAATGGGCATCACCGGCGGCAGCCAGCTGGAAGAAATCCTCGTCGGCTCCAACACCGTCGACGTCGTGAAAACCTCCGCCTACCCCGTGATCGTGGTACCCACAGGCTCTGCCTTCAAGCCCGTTAAAAAAGTCGTGTTCGCCTGCGATCTCCGCAAAGTGGCCAAAACCACCCGCCGCGAGCCGCTCCTCCGCTTCCTCGATATCTTCAAGCCGGAACTGCATGTCGTAAACATCCAGAAAGAAGGCCGCGAGCACATCCGCCCGGAAGAAAACCAGGAACTGGACAACATGCTGCACGACTATAACCCGCAATATCATTTCATCGACCGGCCCAACGTGCCGGAAGCCGTTACGGATTTCGCGCAGGGGCTGCAGGCCGACCTGCTGCTCATCATCCCGAAAAAACACGGCCTGTTCGACAGCATATTCAAACGCAGCAATACTTCGCGGATCGCGTTCCAGACGCATGTTCCGCTTTTGTCTATCCATGAATAGCACCCTGTACAAAACAACCGCAACATGTTAAAACGTACCATCCTTATCGCGGCGGGCGCCCTCGTCCTCCACACCACGGCCAATGCCCAGATCCTCAAGAAAGTGGGCAACGTCCTCAATTCCGGCAGCACATCTTCCACCGGCAGCAATGTAACTGAAAACGAAGCCGCCGGCGGCATCAAGGAAGCGCTGGAAAAAGGCGTCCTCAAAGGCATCGGCCTCCTCAACAAACAAGACGGTTTCTTCGGGAACCAGCTCTACAAAGTGCTCCTCCCGCCCGACGCGCTGAAAGCCGAAAAAACACTCCGCAGCATCGGAATGGGCAGCCTGGTCGACAAAGCGATCCTCCAGATCAACCGCTCGGCCGAAAACGCCGTAGGCTTCGCCGCCCCGATCTTCGTGAACGCCATCAAGCAAATGACCATCACCGACGCGCTGAAACTCGTTACCGGTGGACAAAACTCCGCTACCAACTTCTTCAAGGAGAAAACGACCGCCAGCCTCGTAGCTGCATTTTCGCCCGTGATCGATTCGGCGCTGAACCAGACCATGGCCACCAAATATTATGGCGATATCGTCACCAAATACAACAGCCTCCCCACTTCCTTCACCAAACTCGATCCCGATCTGAAAGGATACGTGACCAACAAGGCGGTTAGCGCCCTGTTCGACCAGATCGGCAAGGAAGAGGCCGCGATCCGCAACAATCCTGCAGCGCGCACTTCCGAGCTGCTGAAAAAAGTGTTCGGCGGTAAATCTTAAATCACGGAATTTTTAATAAAGAAAAGCGGTCCCGGTAATGCCGGGACCGCTTTTTATTTGTGGAGATCCTTTGTCAGTGAAGGTTTCCCGCGAGCAGCACCTGCCAGGCTTCGGTTACCTTGCGGGAATCGAGGAGCTGTTTGGCGTAGCGGTGCAGTTCTTTTTCCATTTCTTCGGGATTGATGGAAAAATACTGGATGATGTTGGTGAGGTGCTCGTCGGCAAAGGCGGGGTCTACCGGCGGGAGGGTTTCCACGTTGCCCAGTTGCCCGAGATTATTGCCGGTGAGGATGTGGCTGTTGCGGATGGCGGGCGGCAGCGCATCTACCCCGATACCCAGTTGGGTATTGGGTTTGGCTACTTCGAACACCGCCGTGCCGGAGGCGCGGCAATAATAATCGGCCCCCATGCGCGCCACGAGATCGATCTTCTGCGGATCGATTTTTCCGGTGGTGTCGAGAATGTTTTCGTTGACGTGGAGGAGAACGGGCTCGCAGATAACGAGATTGCCCGCGCCGCCACCGGTGCCGGTCTCGATGATATCTCTCACCTTACATTCCATCTGGACGGGGCTTTCCGCTACGCGGAAAGGTTTCACTTTTTCAGAAGGCAGTGGTGTGAAGCCGGCTTTCACGAACTCGTCCGTTCCGCGGGGATATTCGCAGCTGGACAGCGAGGTTTGCTGGACCATGGCATAGCTCACGACGTTGATCACCACTTCGCGGGTGGCGTAAATGTTTTCCAGGGTGTGCTTGACGGTGTTGTCGCGCACGCGGCGGGAAGGTGAGAACACGAGCGTGGGCGGGTTGGAGCCGAATACGTTGAAGAAGCTGAAGGGGCTTAAGTTCGGCTGCCCGTCTGCATCCACCGTGCTGGCGAAGCAAATCGGGCGCGGCGCCACCGCACCCAGGAGGTACGCGTGCAATGCGGAGGTTTTGACTTCCGAGGGATCTACTCTCATTCCGTGCGGTTAAATATTTTTCTTTAAAGACAGGATGGAAAATTCAGTTTCCTCCGCCACGATGGTGTTCGTCAAAATACCCAATCCATCGATTTCCATTTCTACCACGTCGCCGGGTTGCAGCCATTGTTCGGGGTAATTGGGATCGTTGAGCTTGCCGGTGCCGTTGAGCTCCAGGAAGCAACCTGTGCCTACGGTGCCGCTGCCGATCACGTCTCCGGGAAGGATGTCTGCCCCATACGCGCAACGCTCGATGATCTCGGCGAACGTCCAGTCCATATCGCCCATATTGCCGTCGCTTACCTGCACGCCGTTTACGCGGCAGCGCATGCGGAGGTTGAAGTTGTTGCCGGTATGGCCGTTTTTGGCGGGGATGAGATAGGGGGCCAGCTCATCGGGCGTAACGAGCATGGGGCCGATGACGGTGCTGAAATCCTTGCCCTTGGCGGGCCCGAGGTTGAGCTTCATTTCTTCCATCTGCAGGGTGCGGGCGCTCATGTCGTTCATGATCATGTATCCACCGATGTAATCGTCGGCCTCCGCGGCGGTGATGTTACGGCCGCGCTTACA
Proteins encoded in this region:
- a CDS encoding S9 family peptidase, with the protein product MHKSIPAWTAGLCIMAALPTFAQEKKTLSFDQIFTKPVSITEPLPGVRGWADKGHYIEMRSGKQVAVDVKSGTATPYTPPPATGSTVSVKENDIYLQRPDGSAPIRLTTTEAEEKNPTLSPDEKYVAFTRNNNLFAIEVATQKEIQYTTDGSDVIYNGWASWVYYEEILGRPSRYRAFWWSPDSRKIAFMRFDDSRVPVFPIYSEKGQHGYLENTRYPKAGDPNPEVRLAIVPVTGGNITWADFNEKDDQYFGQPFWTPDGSTLWAQWMPREQNQLFLYAIDSQTGAKKVVYQEQQKTWIDWFTDIYFLANSKGFIVKSDRSGWDHLYLHNMDGSLNKQLTSGNWRVKDLLQINEKKGAIYFTARKEATTRYDLYKADLKGGAPQRLTFGEFSHDVKLAPEGDWFVTTYSNLNTPPRMALVSDKGKVARELGNARGATYDSYKLAPTELKTYKTRDGLELPITIIWPFNMEPGKKYPVLISIYGGPDAGTIYDTYRPNMPGQWFAQEGLIQVVIDNRAAGHLGKVGMNYIHRQLGKYEIEDYMDAARWLATQPGVDASRMGITGGSFGGYMTCMALTYGADVFTHGIANFSVTDWQLYDSHYTERYMDLPKDNKEGYKITSVMTHAEKYKGLLRVVHGTMDDNVHLQNSVQLVDKFEDLGKHFEFMVYPGERHGWGGPKSTHSRNENYRFYYQNLLQKPLPDFFKGTN
- a CDS encoding DUF4197 domain-containing protein; this encodes MLKRTILIAAGALVLHTTANAQILKKVGNVLNSGSTSSTGSNVTENEAAGGIKEALEKGVLKGIGLLNKQDGFFGNQLYKVLLPPDALKAEKTLRSIGMGSLVDKAILQINRSAENAVGFAAPIFVNAIKQMTITDALKLVTGGQNSATNFFKEKTTASLVAAFSPVIDSALNQTMATKYYGDIVTKYNSLPTSFTKLDPDLKGYVTNKAVSALFDQIGKEEAAIRNNPAARTSELLKKVFGGKS
- a CDS encoding flavin reductase family protein; the encoded protein is MRVDPSEVKTSALHAYLLGAVAPRPICFASTVDADGQPNLSPFSFFNVFGSNPPTLVFSPSRRVRDNTVKHTLENIYATREVVINVVSYAMVQQTSLSSCEYPRGTDEFVKAGFTPLPSEKVKPFRVAESPVQMECKVRDIIETGTGGGAGNLVICEPVLLHVNENILDTTGKIDPQKIDLVARMGADYYCRASGTAVFEVAKPNTQLGIGVDALPPAIRNSHILTGNNLGQLGNVETLPPVDPAFADEHLTNIIQYFSINPEEMEKELHRYAKQLLDSRKVTEAWQVLLAGNLH
- the lysS gene encoding lysine--tRNA ligase encodes the protein MSVTTQQQLSEQEIIRRDKLKELQNLGIDPYPAAEYPVNAYSTDIKAGYSEETKDQYQEVCLAGRIMSTRDMGKANFAVLQDSKGRIQLYIKRDDICPGEDKTLYDTVWKKLTDIGDFIGVKGYAFVTKTGETSVHVKELTILAKALRPLPVVKVKDGEAFDEVTDPEFKYRQRYADLVINPDVKEVFIKRTRLMQTIREFYNAMGYLEVETPILQAIPGGAAARPFITHHNALDMPLYLRIANELYLKRLIVGGFEGVYEFAKDFRNEGMDRTHNPEFTVMEMYAAYKDYNWMMDTTEQLLEKVATNVNGTTKVTVGERDIDFKAPYPRVPIYEAIRQHTGFDVSEMDEAGIREVCKQLGIHADPNHGKGKLIDEIFGEKCEHHYVQPTFITDYPVEMSPLTKRHRSKAGVVERFELICNGKEIANAYSELNDPIDQRQRFEDQVALMERGDDEAMYIDYDFLRALEYGMPPTSGIGIGIDRLTMLMTNQPSIQDVLFFPQMRPEKVQTAE
- a CDS encoding fumarylacetoacetate hydrolase family protein, which encodes MKLVTYVREDVDQLAMLVNGTLYNMQDLHPELPSTMHMFLQMWEEVIDLATAIDARLKEGHSPRSNVHGVPFAGVQLLAPVPFPTSCRDGYAFRQHVAAARRNRKVDMIPEFDQYPIFYFTNHNAIQGPGDIFCMPDHFDKLDFELEAAVVICKRGRNITAAEADDYIGGYMIMNDMSARTLQMEEMKLNLGPAKGKDFSTVIGPMLVTPDELAPYLIPAKNGHTGNNFNLRMRCRVNGVQVSDGNMGDMDWTFAEIIERCAYGADILPGDVIGSGTVGTGCFLELNGTGKLNDPNYPEQWLQPGDVVEMEIDGLGILTNTIVAEETEFSILSLKKNI
- a CDS encoding universal stress protein, translated to MKTIIVPTDFSETAYNAARYAIGLAGQTGATRIVLYHAYELIVPIPDLPTAVPIVNMDDLRESSMEGLRNMQTQLKPMVPANITLDIRADNHLLAANIDQVCREELADVVVMGITGGSQLEEILVGSNTVDVVKTSAYPVIVVPTGSAFKPVKKVVFACDLRKVAKTTRREPLLRFLDIFKPELHVVNIQKEGREHIRPEENQELDNMLHDYNPQYHFIDRPNVPEAVTDFAQGLQADLLLIIPKKHGLFDSIFKRSNTSRIAFQTHVPLLSIHE